One Purpureocillium takamizusanense chromosome 1, complete sequence genomic window carries:
- a CDS encoding uncharacterized protein (EggNog:ENOG503NZ4M) yields the protein MASTSTMTAISVEGDNAIAPAYEVRLQLDPLAVLDAGRNLKSNVLSALGLPATATQMNVGFLDTSCTEIYNAGWCVRVCRVECSSGLKLTYERWSDITGEAIDEALTAANERGFKLNEKDHEIQVIWGHRTQTLAIRCNKEAGPTDGTGVDLPSTRDARRLLREQAPDQFDNWGCKKWGTTTLAATRFFGPVMVGRSIGDWEGMELQVEVWHVLDAEGTGLECIVEASFETDDRVTAANEGTRLQQFLTGKGWFLAEDSSKTQLIMERYGCFPGLENTDLKEC from the coding sequence ATGGCATCGACCTCAACCATGACCGCCATCTCCGTGGAAGGGGATAACGCAATTGCCCCCGCTTATGAAGTTAGGCTGCAGCTTGATCCACTTGCCGTCTTGGACGCGGGCCGCAATCTCAAAAGCAATGTCCTGTCCGCACTTGGGCTACCTGCAACCGCCACGCAGATGAACGTGGGGTTCCTCGACACGAGCTGTACTGAAATCTACAACGCGGGATGGTGTGTCCGAGTCTGCCGAGTTGAGTGCTCATCTGGCTTGAAGCTCACGTATGAGAGATGGTCCGACATCACTGGAGAGGCCATTGATGAGGCGCTTACTGCCGCAAATGAGAGGGGTTTCAAGCTGAACGAGAAAGACCACGAGATCCAGGTCATATGGGGTCATAGGACACAGACACTCGCAATACGCTGCAACAAAGAGGCCGGACCGACGGATGGTACGGGCGTGGACTTGCCGAGCACAAGAGACGCGCGCAGACTACTAAGGGAGCAGGCTCCTGACCAGTTCGACAATTGGGGCTGCAAGAAATGGGGGACCACAACGCTGGCAGCAACAAGATTCTTTGGGCCAGTCATGGTCGGACGCTCGATTGGCGACTGGGAGGGGATGGAGCTGCAAGTCGAGGTATGGCACGTCCTGGACGCCGAAGGGACCGGGCTCGAGTGTATCGTGGAGGCGTCTTTCGAGACTGACGACCGCGTGACGGCTGCAAACGAGGGAACGCGGCTCCAACAATTCCTGACGGGCAAGGGCTGGTTCCTAGCGGAAGACTCGTCGAAGACGCAGCTCATCATGGAGCGCTATGGTTGCTTTCCCGGGCTGGAGAACACGGATCTGAAGGAATGCTGA